In Arthrobacter sp. QXT-31, one genomic interval encodes:
- a CDS encoding TetR/AcrR family transcriptional regulator has protein sequence MSFDGQLPPKMRLLRAAAELLAKSAGAAVSTRQITQLAGVTAPTLYHHFGDKEGLFDAVVAAGFEEYVAGERDFAPSGQPLVDIRRMWDNHVQFGLKQPELYLVMFGNIRPESRPAIVADAEGLLEEMLNKAAAAGQLNVQPREAARSILAANVGVTLMLIAEPAVERNLELSTMTRDAMIFAVSRDQGRDAGPEDSGKSSVVVAAIALNAALQASHSDQLTSSELKLFLEWLHRISTSSTS, from the coding sequence ATGAGTTTCGATGGCCAGCTTCCGCCCAAAATGAGGCTGTTGCGTGCGGCAGCCGAACTGCTGGCCAAATCCGCGGGGGCCGCTGTTTCCACCCGCCAGATCACGCAGCTGGCGGGCGTTACGGCGCCCACCCTCTATCACCACTTCGGTGACAAGGAGGGCCTGTTTGACGCAGTTGTCGCCGCGGGCTTCGAAGAGTATGTGGCGGGCGAGAGGGACTTCGCCCCGTCCGGACAGCCGCTGGTGGACATCCGGCGGATGTGGGACAACCACGTGCAGTTCGGGCTCAAGCAGCCCGAACTCTATCTGGTCATGTTCGGTAACATCCGCCCCGAGAGCCGCCCGGCCATCGTCGCCGACGCGGAGGGTCTCCTGGAGGAAATGCTGAATAAGGCCGCTGCGGCCGGACAGCTGAACGTCCAGCCACGGGAAGCAGCCAGGAGCATCCTGGCGGCCAACGTGGGCGTGACGCTCATGCTGATCGCAGAACCGGCCGTGGAGCGGAACCTGGAGCTGTCCACGATGACCCGGGACGCCATGATCTTTGCGGTGTCCAGGGACCAGGGGCGGGATGCGGGACCGGAGGACTCCGGAAAGTCATCAGTGGTGGTGGCTGCCATTGCGCTGAATGCGGCGCTGCAGGCATCCCACTCGGACCAGCTCACCAGCTCGGAACTCAAGCTTTTCCTCGAATGGCTCCACCGGATCTCCACCAGTTCCACCAGCTAG